In Aedes albopictus strain Foshan chromosome 3, AalbF5, whole genome shotgun sequence, the following are encoded in one genomic region:
- the LOC109401784 gene encoding putative glutathione-specific gamma-glutamylcyclotransferase 2, producing the protein MISEKLGALVNCIFKISIKPNYRLCCKMSSSVHTISNEGIVQPDNETWIFGYGSLVWKADFPYEEKRTGYIKGYIRRFFQNSIDHRGTHENPGRVVTLIHSENPDAKVWGMGYKIAESNKTDVLNHLDHREKNGYERHKVVFYPYPVSETQSNEPKSILLYLATKENPSFAGENDSLEKIANQILGAAGESGRNVEYVFKLADAMRQLYPGEDDDHLFELERILKTHDPNACDSRPQLMKEG; encoded by the exons ATGATAAGTGAAAAATTGGGTGCTCTCgtaaattgtatatttaaaatcaGTATTAAACCAAATTATCGTCTTTGTTGTAAAATGAGTAGCAGTGTTCATACTATTTCAAACGAAGGCATAGTTCAACCCGATAATGAAACATGGATATTTGGTTACGGCTCACTGGTTTGGAAGGCAGACTTTCCGTATGAAGAAAAACGAACAGGCTACATCAAGGGATACATAAGGAGATTTTTCCAAAACAGCATAGATCATAGAGGCACCCATGAAAAT cCTGGTCGTGTGGTCACACTTATTCATTCGGAGAACCCTGATGCAAAGGTATGGGGTATGGGATATAAGATAGCAGAAAGCAATAAAACTGATGTCCTTAATCATCTGGACCATCGAGAAAAGAATGGTTATGAACGACATAAGGTTGTATTCTATCCCTACCCTGTGAGCGAGACACAGTCCAACGAACCGAAAAGTATATTGCTCTATCTGGCCACAAAGGAGAATCCGTCTTTTGCCGGAGAGAACGATAGTTTGGAGAAAATTGCCAACCAAATCCTCGGGGCAGCTGGTGAAAGcggaagaaatgttgaatatgTGTTTAAGCTTGCAGATGCCATGAGGCAACTCTACCCTGGAGAGGATGACGACCATCTGTTTGAACTAGAACGGATTCTCAAAACTCACGATCCCAACGCTTGTGATAGCAGACCTCAGCTAATGAAGGAAGGATAA
- the LOC109406157 gene encoding lanC-like protein 3 homolog — translation MSRFFENLFEDYSDSKHADTELIDKDKVIQLVKNYVQTILVETKKNTYKLRDDLYVGDAGIAFMFWKLSQSSDLKDLFPCLEHASFFINRAKQIAHGKASDSRASIAFLCGNAGIAAVSAVISNELGKSEEVSRSVVDFQKGLKVCKSMSYDADEILVGRAGYLSGAYWLNQVLPTKPIHNELIKDVCSVLVARGREYSIKRKAPLPLMYEYHESDYLGAAHGLCSILHMLLESPWFIQSDGKFNNISKTKLGDIKKSVEYFADIQDADGNFPTRLFNSDKKLIHWCHGCSGAIYVLAKAFLILKDERYLKGCKKCADSIWRHGLLRKGPGICHGIAGSGYAFLLMYRLTGERKYLYRAAKFMEFLTSDTFLDGARTPDRPYSLYEGCAGTVCFLADLLNPQASYFPFMDVFSVKHNSE, via the exons atgtcaagattttttgaaaatttgttcgaagattacAGTGATTCTAAACATGCTGATACGGAGTTAATCGATAAAGATAAAGTTATTCAGCTAGTGAAAAACTATGTTCAGACAATTCTCGTAGAAACCAAGAAAAACACTTACAAGCTTCGAGATGATCTGTATGTGGGAGATGCCG GCATTGCATTCATGTTTTGGAAATTAAGCCAGTCGTCCGATTTGAAGGATTTATTTCCTTGCTTGGAGCATGCCTCGTTTTTCATAAATCGAGCCAAACAAATCGCACACGGAAAGGCATCAGATAGCAGAGCATCCATCGCATTTCTTTGTGGCAATGCCGGAATTGCAGCCGTTTCGGCTGTAATTTCAAATGAACTTGGAAAATCAGAGGAAGTATCCCGAAGTGTTGTGGATTTCCAGAAGGGTCTTAAAGTTTGCAAATCGATGAGCTATGATGCGGACGAAATCCTAGTAGGAAGAGCCGGGTATCTTAGTGGTGCATATTGGCTGAATCAAGTTTTACCTACGAAACCGATACACAATGAGCTGATCAAAGATGTGTGTAGTGTTTTGGTAGCAAGAGGACGTGAATATTCCATAAAAAGGAAAGCCCCTCTCCCATTGATGTACGAGTATCACGAGAGTGATTATCTAGGAGCCGCTCATGGTTTATGTTCAATCCTTCATATGCTTCTGGAGTCACCTTGGTTTATACAATCGGACGGCAAGTTcaataatatttcaaaaacaaaattgGGAGACATCAAAAAATCAGTAGAATACTTTGCCGATATTCAGGATGCTGACGGAAACTTTCCAACGAGACTATTCAATTCGGATAAAAAGTTGATCCACTGGTGTCATGGTTGTTCTGGTGCAATCTACGTATTGGCGAAGGCTTTCCTGATATTGAAAGATGAACGCTATCTTAAGGGATGTAAAAAGTGTGCGGACTCTATCTGGCGACATGGTCTATTGCGGAAAGGACCCGGGATTTGCCATGGAATCGCTGGCAGCGGATACGCCTTTTTGCTCATGTACCGGCTCACAGGAGAACGAAAATAcctctacagggcggctaaatttatggaatttttgacatcggatacatttttggatggtGCCAGAACTCCTGATCGTCCCTACAGCCTGTATGAAGGTTGTGCTGGAACTGTCTGTTTTTTGGCCGATTTACTAAACCCTCAAGCATCGTATTTCCCATTTATGGATGTTTTCAGCGTAAAACATAACTCTGAATAA